In one window of Pagrus major chromosome 12, Pma_NU_1.0 DNA:
- the polm gene encoding DNA-directed DNA/RNA polymerase mu, whose amino-acid sequence MVPLKRRKVVSSHTGNTGTGPSKFPQVVLFLLERKMGASRRAFLSQLGRKKGFQVDELLSESVTHVICENNCGDEVRTWLDSQVRGQTPAHLLDISWYTESMKAGHPVEILDRHKLQEQQTSEAEVVAFSVPSYACQRRTTLENHNAVLTDALSLLAENAELSEEEGRGVAFRRAAAVLKALPRPVTSMTELRGLPCLGDHSLRVIKDILETGASSEAESMKQSERYKALKVLTGIFGVGAKTADRWIRDGILGLQQLQDSGQTLNRAQQAGLEHYDDLNQPVTKAEADVISEIVQRAVVSVLPGAHMTLIGGFRRGKLSGHDVDFLITHPEEGREVGLMPKVVSWLESQGFLLYQKTTRNSYLESKDGPGRPASNMDRFERCFSIFKLTEEEKRGAKQPETATENGLQTLNTPDPNPQSHPHGHIQISEHGCCEDEGLEADQTKQAGHKLWRAVRVDLVVSPISQFAFALLGWTGSKLFERELRRWAGHEKNMSLSSHALYDNKQRSYLRATSEEEIFAHLGLEFIPPSERNA is encoded by the exons ATGGTGCCATTAAAGAGAAGGAAAGTGGTCTCGTCTCATACTGGGAACACTGGGACTGGACCGAGCAAGTTCCCTCAGGTTGTTTTGTTCCTGCTGGAGAGAAAAATGGGAGCCAGTCGGAGAGCTTTCCTCTCTCAGCTCGGCCGAAAGAAGGGATTTCAGGTGGACGAGCTGCTCAG tGAAAGTGTCACACACGTCATCTGTGAGAACAACTGCGGTGACGAGGTCAGGACGTGGCTCGACTcgcaggtcagaggtcaaacgCCCGCTCACCTCCTGGACATCAGCTGGTACACGGAGAGCATGAAGGCAGGACATCCTGTTGAGATACTGGACAGACATAAACTGCAG GAGCAGCAGACGAGTGAAGCCGAGGTGGTGGCGTTCTCTGTCCCCAGCTACGCCTGTCAGAGAAGAACCACCCTGGAAAACCATAACGCCGTCCTCACT GATGCTCTGTCGCTCCTGGCTGAAAACGCTGAGCTGAGTGAGGAGGAAGGACGAGGTGTCGCTTTTCGCCGGGCCGCCGCCGTGTTGAAGGCTCTGCCCAGACCGGTGACGAGCATGACGGAGCTCAGAGGGCTTCCCTGTCTCGGAGATCATTCACTCAGAGTCATCAAG GATATTTTGGAGACCGGAGCATCAAGTGAAGCTGAGTCCATGAAGCAGTCTGAGAGATATAAAGCTCTGAAG GTTTTAACAGGTATTTTTGGAGTCGGAGCAAAAACAGCCGATCGTTGGATCAGAGACGGGATCCTCGgccttcagcagctgcaggattcaggacaAACACTCAACCGAGCGCAGCAGGCAg GCCTCGAGCATTACGATGACCTCAACCAGCCGGTCACCAAGGCAGAAGCTGATGTCATCAGTGAGATTGTGCAGCGAGCTGTTGTCTCTGTGTTACCGGGCGCACACATGACTCTGATTGGAGGATTCAGGAG GGGAAAGCTGTCGGGCCACGATGTTGACTTCCTGATAACACACCCAGAGGAGGGCAGAGAGGTGGGACTGATGCCGAAAGTGGTTTCCTGGTTGGAATCGCAG GGTTTCCTGTTGTACCAGAAAACCACCAGAAACTCGTACCTGGAGTCTAAGGACGGTCCTGGTCGACCCGCCTCCAACATGGACCGCTTCGAGAGGTGTTTCTCCATCTTCAAACTGACCGAGGAGGAGAAACGAGGAGCGAAACAGCCAGAGACAGCGACAGAAAACGGCCTGCAAACTCTCAACACACCTGATCCAAATCCACAGTCACATCCACATGGTCACATCCAGATTAGTGAACACGGCTGCTGTGAGGATGAAGGGCTGGAGGCGGATCAGACGAAACAAGCCGGACACAAACTGTGGAGAGCTGTGAGAGTCGACCTGGTCGTGTCTCCCATCAGCCAGTTTGCTTTTGCTCTGCTGGGCTGGACCGGATCCAAG CTGTTTGAGAGAGAGCTGCGTCGCTGGGCGGGACACGAGAAGAACATGTCTCTGAGCAGCCACGCTCTGTATGATAACAAACAG AGAAGTTATCTGCGAGCGACGTCAGAGGAGGAGATATTTGCTCATCTCGGTCTGGAGTTCATTCCTCCGTCAGAGAGAAACGCCTGA